A stretch of the Vibrio sp. SS-MA-C1-2 genome encodes the following:
- a CDS encoding type VI secretion system baseplate subunit TssG: protein MSMTTSKSSQIKSHEQIAVNETNLASSSVSSKGFLTKQLTDNPEKFDFSQAVRILTLLANQQDKNLSLVPESMPDGTIYQVSQFDNNNSKMKLTVGLEALSGCRGIIPDYIYNEMLVRLHQDEDGLRDFLNVFNQRYLELFSSVELKQNLLLKKESEHREKNKFKQTDTFISLFGLATDDQFTSAISLIRHGLNISSKNRSLTGLKRVLTDYFKLDIQLKVKSSNTFRLSREYQTQLGQCLGKNNQLGLGVVLGNHVEQYYQSIDVLISPNSKKQYQQLQNIRNLRRMMLVIINKYLRDSVDVKLYFYVKRAFIDPPQLINNKCGFSLGEANCLAPERRADMYRKVTV from the coding sequence ATGTCTATGACCACTTCAAAGTCGAGCCAGATTAAGAGTCATGAACAGATAGCAGTTAATGAGACTAATTTAGCTTCATCGTCAGTTTCGTCAAAAGGTTTTTTAACCAAACAGCTTACTGATAACCCAGAAAAATTTGATTTTAGCCAAGCGGTTAGAATTTTAACATTATTAGCTAATCAACAAGATAAAAATTTAAGTTTAGTGCCAGAGTCAATGCCCGATGGTACGATTTATCAAGTAAGTCAATTTGACAATAATAATAGTAAAATGAAATTAACTGTCGGTTTAGAAGCACTTTCGGGCTGTCGAGGGATTATTCCTGACTATATCTACAATGAAATGTTAGTTCGTTTGCATCAAGATGAAGATGGACTACGGGACTTCTTGAATGTTTTTAATCAACGGTATCTAGAGCTTTTTTCTTCAGTAGAGTTAAAGCAAAATCTATTGCTAAAAAAAGAGAGTGAACACCGAGAGAAAAATAAATTCAAACAAACAGATACTTTTATCTCACTGTTTGGTTTAGCCACTGATGATCAATTTACCTCAGCGATTAGTTTAATACGTCATGGTTTAAATATTTCTAGCAAGAATCGAAGTTTAACAGGTTTAAAGCGTGTATTAACTGACTATTTTAAGCTGGATATTCAACTTAAGGTCAAATCGTCAAATACTTTTCGCCTCAGTCGTGAGTATCAAACACAATTAGGTCAATGTTTAGGTAAAAATAATCAATTAGGGCTAGGTGTGGTGTTAGGAAATCATGTTGAGCAGTATTATCAATCTATTGACGTTCTTATTTCTCCTAATTCAAAAAAGCAGTATCAACAATTACAAAATATTCGAAACCTCCGTCGGATGATGTTGGTTATTATCAATAAATATCTCAGAGACAGTGTTGACGTAAAACTCTATTTTTATGTTAAACGTGCTTTTATCGATCCCCCGCAACTTATTAATAATAAATGTGGTTTTTCATTAGGGGAAGCAAATTGTCTCGCACCAGAACGAAGAGCTGACATGTATAGGAAAGTAACGGTATAG
- the tssB gene encoding type VI secretion system contractile sheath small subunit: MPLNSQHKRVSKNRVSITYDVETNGAVETKELPFVVGVIGDFSAHKEDREDLEDRTFYQIDKDNFDTVLNRVGPELKLKVDNTLSDDDSQFEAALSFSSMKDFEPDSLIEQVEPLKKLAETRQQLKTLLSKADRSRDLEKLLKEVLQSADQINTLSSELGIKEGGEES; encoded by the coding sequence ATGCCCTTAAATTCACAGCATAAACGTGTAAGTAAGAACCGCGTTAGTATCACTTATGATGTAGAGACTAACGGTGCGGTAGAGACCAAAGAGCTGCCTTTTGTTGTCGGGGTTATCGGTGATTTTTCAGCTCATAAGGAAGATCGCGAGGACCTTGAGGATCGAACATTTTATCAAATTGATAAAGATAATTTTGATACCGTTCTTAATCGTGTCGGCCCTGAACTAAAACTTAAAGTCGATAACACCTTAAGTGATGATGATAGTCAATTTGAAGCGGCACTCTCTTTCTCCTCTATGAAAGATTTCGAACCAGATTCATTAATTGAACAAGTTGAACCGCTTAAAAAGTTGGCTGAAACCAGACAACAATTGAAAACATTACTTTCTAAAGCAGATCGATCACGTGATTTAGAGAAGTTATTAAAAGAAGTGTTACAAAGTGCAGATCAGATTAATACCCTGTCCAGTGAATTGGGTATTAAAGAGGGAGGCGAAGAATCATGA
- a CDS encoding type VI secretion system tube protein Hcp → MASIFMRIDGLNDIKGAATVGDIGGKKGFFAIDTMSWGANRGVSVDVGNSNNADKGMVSLDPITISRISDGASPHLTTFLFSPGADGKTVEILLTKPSRDGAGAEPYLVVTLEKARLADYTVSGHEGSLPAEDFSLTYTTLTIVYYQENDAGKIEKGQTVKYDCTTGKLESKA, encoded by the coding sequence ATGGCTTCTATTTTTATGCGTATTGACGGTTTGAACGATATTAAAGGCGCTGCAACAGTTGGTGATATCGGTGGTAAAAAGGGTTTCTTTGCTATAGACACAATGAGTTGGGGTGCAAATCGAGGCGTTAGTGTCGATGTAGGTAACTCGAACAATGCAGATAAAGGGATGGTTTCATTAGATCCAATTACTATCTCTCGAATCTCTGATGGCGCGTCACCTCATTTAACAACGTTCCTGTTTTCTCCTGGAGCAGATGGTAAAACGGTAGAAATTTTACTGACGAAACCGTCGAGAGATGGCGCAGGCGCAGAACCTTATCTCGTTGTGACATTAGAAAAAGCGAGACTTGCTGACTACACAGTGAGTGGGCATGAAGGAAGTCTACCTGCAGAAGATTTCTCGTTGACCTACACCACATTAACTATCGTTTACTATCAAGAGAATGACGCCGGTAAGATCGAGAAAGGTCAAACCGTTAAATATGATTGTACGACAGGAAAACTTGAGTCTAAAGCTTAA
- a CDS encoding type VI secretion system contractile sheath large subunit, with protein MGAFYSNQGFIPLCQSTLTDKYYFKGNASISANRGNSTDDVIAQIQTTLMVCRIAHFLKVKIRTMLGSFKSAEECQGVLNRWIDDYCSNLVNADENMMAKYPLNKGRVIVKEIPGKQGQFSCDLLIQPQYQYDAVCGEVLLSTGLNSDESTLSSVGGI; from the coding sequence ATGGGAGCATTCTATTCTAATCAAGGCTTTATACCTCTTTGTCAAAGCACATTAACCGATAAATATTACTTTAAAGGAAATGCATCAATTAGTGCTAACCGAGGTAATAGTACGGATGATGTTATCGCTCAAATTCAAACAACTCTGATGGTGTGTCGTATTGCTCACTTTTTAAAAGTGAAGATTAGAACCATGCTGGGGAGCTTTAAATCTGCAGAAGAGTGCCAAGGTGTTTTGAATCGATGGATTGATGATTATTGCAGTAATTTAGTCAATGCAGATGAGAATATGATGGCTAAATACCCGTTAAATAAAGGACGAGTCATCGTTAAAGAGATACCAGGAAAACAGGGACAATTTAGTTGTGATTTATTAATTCAACCTCAGTATCAATATGATGCGGTTTGTGGCGAAGTACTACTTTCTACGGGTTTAAATAGTGATGAGTCTACCTTGTCCTCAGTAGGGGGGATCTAA
- a CDS encoding ImpA family type VI secretion system protein: MFESLISPISDDNPGGEYLKENRSLYRPYRNAFNMALSSFRQLVETPEASEDAELQGQNRENWHQLSELCQNCLQNNAKDIEIFSWFTVSQLFSEQPLNNLKKAFETLDYYIDNYWDTLQPLLPENKRKGQTEDEINSEIVDNRVRPLLQLVGDSASSGLLFMPLQIIEVIHSVNYGQYYQAQANNTLEQLKNSAILNNENNQSDIEINIILLSEILSLVEKIETELAVKCQNANVNKISFLFLKETINNLINSTQFLVGDLFSVWPLDKTQDVISDNNSSDDQGKSQNSISYSDEKIDININTLEQQSAMIAQNSNQTELGNSTGDFVSSSIQSVNSREQAFIELQKIADYFEQTEPHSPIYLLLKRAIRWGGMPLPELLQELIGSNSNINERVENLIGLESANFNSGISTASQPKITPKGAVPMANPNSEVTVSMPASTDETGHSTTENKAEVKSSEGLSDIEW, encoded by the coding sequence ATGTTTGAATCTTTAATTTCCCCCATTTCAGACGACAACCCCGGTGGTGAATACTTAAAGGAGAATCGCTCTCTTTATCGACCCTATCGTAACGCCTTTAATATGGCTCTCTCTTCATTTCGTCAATTAGTCGAAACACCTGAGGCCAGTGAGGATGCTGAATTACAAGGACAAAACCGAGAAAACTGGCACCAATTGTCAGAGTTGTGTCAAAACTGTTTGCAGAACAATGCAAAAGATATTGAGATATTTTCTTGGTTTACAGTTAGTCAACTCTTCAGTGAGCAACCTTTAAATAACTTAAAAAAAGCATTTGAAACCCTAGATTATTATATCGACAATTATTGGGATACGTTACAGCCCTTACTTCCTGAAAACAAAAGGAAAGGCCAAACAGAAGATGAAATAAACAGTGAAATTGTCGACAACAGAGTACGACCTCTTTTACAACTTGTTGGTGATTCAGCTTCTAGTGGCTTATTGTTTATGCCCCTACAAATAATAGAGGTAATTCACAGTGTAAATTATGGTCAATATTATCAAGCACAAGCTAATAATACGCTTGAACAATTAAAAAACTCTGCAATACTCAATAATGAGAATAATCAGAGTGATATTGAAATAAATATAATTTTATTGAGTGAGATTTTATCGCTAGTTGAAAAAATAGAAACTGAGTTGGCGGTCAAGTGTCAAAATGCGAATGTAAATAAAATAAGTTTCCTTTTTCTAAAAGAGACCATTAATAATTTAATTAATTCAACACAGTTTTTGGTTGGTGATTTATTTAGTGTTTGGCCACTAGATAAAACTCAAGACGTGATTAGCGATAATAATAGTTCTGATGATCAAGGTAAGAGTCAAAACTCTATTTCTTATTCAGATGAAAAAATTGATATTAATATAAATACTCTAGAACAACAATCAGCAATGATTGCTCAAAACTCAAATCAAACTGAATTAGGCAATAGTACAGGTGACTTCGTTTCAAGTTCAATACAAAGTGTAAACTCAAGAGAACAGGCGTTTATTGAATTACAGAAAATTGCCGATTATTTTGAACAAACTGAACCGCATAGTCCGATTTATCTGTTATTAAAAAGAGCCATTCGATGGGGTGGAATGCCATTACCCGAACTATTACAAGAATTGATTGGTTCGAATAGCAATATTAACGAACGAGTAGAGAATTTAATCGGTTTAGAGAGTGCTAATTTTAATTCAGGTATTAGCACCGCTTCTCAACCGAAAATTACGCCAAAGGGAGCAGTTCCTATGGCGAATCCAAATTCAGAGGTGACGGTTTCTATGCCTGCATCGACGGATGAAACAGGACATTCAACAACTGAAAACAAGGCCGAGGTCAAAAGCTCGGAAGGATTATCAGATATTGAATGGTAA
- the tssE gene encoding type VI secretion system baseplate subunit TssE, with translation MNFGQVFLNRQGQQKQETLESIRYQLTVLLNSEAPMVTIPTHYTETLLSNFCFGLDNLHTISSQIDHQLFARSIERLVMKFESRLSSVSVLVKESDGVSNLLVFSLMANVIVDGQEHTFLFDSNISLSNHLAKIEGQEIV, from the coding sequence ATGAATTTTGGTCAAGTATTCTTAAATCGTCAGGGGCAACAAAAACAAGAGACATTAGAGTCAATTCGTTATCAATTAACGGTATTACTTAACTCTGAAGCTCCAATGGTGACGATACCAACTCATTACACAGAAACATTATTATCTAATTTCTGCTTTGGTTTGGATAATTTACATACAATTAGCAGTCAAATTGATCATCAACTATTTGCTCGATCGATTGAACGGTTAGTGATGAAGTTTGAAAGTCGGCTATCGAGCGTTAGTGTCTTGGTTAAAGAATCTGATGGAGTTTCTAATTTGTTAGTTTTCTCACTCATGGCCAATGTCATTGTTGATGGCCAAGAGCATACCTTTTTATTTGATTCAAATATCTCGCTCTCGAACCATTTAGCAAAAATAGAGGGGCAGGAAATTGTCTGA
- a CDS encoding type VI secretion system contractile sheath domain-containing protein: protein MVELEFQDKIIKLDGKKQDFLKQSLTLLAELDPTILDSRDALVHRITLLIAEIDNQVSQQLSKILFHPEFCQLESTWRGVESLTSLPVNFQRIQVKILDLSWQDLSYSLNTAISLNKTPLYNLIGNRELNTSGGQPFGMLVVDHQISNDLDDDFDDLYTLELLAQLGDLCLAPFILSPSDNFFGESGADWYSDLTRVEKILNGPELVSWQRLRKLTISRFIGLTLPKVALRPAYSLYDVKKIRYQNDEKRNAYLWGSAAFLFASTAIREFNRIGWFGFMKSRWQDQNYGAVINTSKKIMVHIRPNNHNLILE, encoded by the coding sequence ATGGTGGAATTGGAATTTCAAGATAAAATCATCAAGCTTGATGGTAAAAAGCAGGATTTTTTAAAGCAAAGCTTAACGTTATTAGCTGAACTTGATCCCACCATTCTAGATAGTCGAGATGCACTCGTTCATCGCATTACATTGTTGATTGCTGAAATCGATAATCAAGTTTCTCAGCAACTATCGAAAATCCTTTTTCATCCTGAATTTTGTCAATTAGAATCAACATGGCGAGGAGTTGAATCTCTCACCTCTTTGCCTGTTAATTTTCAACGAATCCAAGTGAAAATTTTAGATTTAAGCTGGCAAGACCTCTCATATTCGTTAAATACAGCGATCTCCCTCAATAAAACACCCCTTTATAATCTTATAGGTAATAGAGAGTTAAATACCTCGGGTGGGCAACCTTTTGGTATGTTAGTTGTCGATCATCAGATCAGTAATGATCTTGATGATGATTTCGATGATCTTTATACCCTTGAGTTGTTAGCGCAACTTGGCGACCTTTGCTTAGCGCCTTTTATCCTTTCACCGAGTGATAATTTCTTCGGTGAGTCTGGTGCTGATTGGTATTCAGATTTAACCCGTGTTGAAAAGATCTTAAATGGACCTGAATTGGTTTCTTGGCAACGTCTGCGTAAATTAACTATCTCACGTTTTATCGGTTTAACCTTACCAAAAGTCGCTCTACGGCCGGCTTATTCCCTTTATGATGTGAAAAAAATCCGATATCAAAATGATGAAAAAAGAAATGCGTACTTGTGGGGAAGTGCGGCATTTCTTTTTGCATCTACCGCAATCCGAGAGTTTAATCGAATTGGCTGGTTTGGTTTTATGAAATCTCGCTGGCAGGATCAAAACTATGGTGCTGTTATTAATACGTCAAAAAAAATAATGGTTCATATTCGACCCAACAACCACAACCTGATATTAGAATGA